A stretch of Deltaproteobacteria bacterium DNA encodes these proteins:
- a CDS encoding SDR family oxidoreductase, whose translation MAWHIADKVCVVTGANSGIGKCVATELARRGARVVMVCRDLDRGAAARAEIEATTGARPELMQCDMASLASIRRFVDDLRARTDRIHVLINNAGAMFDRRGVTADGFERHFGVNHLGYFAVTTWLLDRLVAAAPARVVCVSSMGHRLARLDLDDLQCERRYNRIVAYGNSKLCNILFTYELARRLEGTGVTANCLHPGAAATGFGRSAGPLFAALMKLGRPVLVSAEEAARTPLYLATSPEVDGVTGRYFVKCRPAPSSRRSYDRDLQRRLWDISERLISPYAPAEA comes from the coding sequence ATGGCCTGGCACATCGCGGACAAGGTGTGTGTCGTCACGGGAGCCAACTCGGGTATCGGCAAGTGCGTCGCGACCGAACTCGCGCGCCGCGGCGCCCGCGTCGTGATGGTCTGCCGCGATTTGGACCGCGGCGCAGCCGCGCGCGCCGAGATCGAGGCGACCACCGGCGCGCGCCCCGAGTTGATGCAGTGCGACATGGCGAGCCTCGCGTCCATTCGCCGGTTCGTCGACGATCTGCGCGCGCGCACGGACCGCATCCACGTCCTGATCAACAACGCCGGCGCGATGTTCGACCGGCGCGGCGTCACCGCCGACGGATTCGAGCGCCACTTCGGCGTCAACCACCTGGGCTACTTCGCGGTCACCACGTGGCTGCTCGACCGCCTCGTCGCCGCCGCTCCCGCGCGGGTCGTCTGCGTATCGTCGATGGGCCACCGCCTCGCGCGACTGGACCTCGACGACCTGCAGTGCGAGCGGCGCTACAACCGCATCGTGGCGTACGGCAACTCGAAATTGTGCAACATCCTGTTTACCTACGAACTCGCGCGCCGACTCGAGGGAACCGGTGTCACCGCCAACTGCCTGCACCCGGGCGCCGCCGCCACCGGGTTCGGCCGCAGCGCCGGGCCGCTGTTCGCGGCGCTGATGAAACTCGGCCGGCCGGTGCTCGTGTCCGCCGAGGAGGCCGCGCGCACGCCGCTGTACCTGGCCACGTCTCCTGAAGTCGACGGCGTCACCGGCCGGTACTTCGTCAAGTGCCGGCCCGCGCCCAGCTCGCGCAGGTCGTACGACCGGGATCTGCAACGCCGCCTGTGGGACATCAGCGAACGGCTGATCTCGCCTTACGCTCCGGCCGAAGCGTAA